A window of Desulfocurvibacter africanus subsp. africanus DSM 2603 contains these coding sequences:
- a CDS encoding MucR family transcriptional regulator, whose amino-acid sequence MESYLEDALGIVKAQAGVRHMTEEEIVSMVRTLAEGIKNATEGIVIEGEGDKGEIPSDPSKAIRERSVQCLECGKKFKVLTKRHLALHGLTPKEYKAKHGYKKGTSLIAKGLARDRRNKMRELKLWEKRGGGAEEKEM is encoded by the coding sequence ATGGAGTCCTATCTCGAAGATGCACTGGGGATCGTCAAGGCCCAGGCCGGGGTCCGCCACATGACCGAGGAGGAGATCGTCTCCATGGTGAGGACCCTTGCCGAAGGCATCAAAAACGCCACCGAAGGCATCGTGATCGAAGGCGAGGGCGACAAAGGCGAAATCCCTTCGGACCCCTCCAAGGCCATCCGCGAACGAAGCGTACAATGCCTTGAGTGCGGCAAGAAGTTCAAGGTGCTCACCAAGCGGCATCTTGCTCTACATGGCCTGACTCCCAAGGAGTACAAGGCCAAGCACGGCTACAAGAAGGGTACCTCGCTCATTGCCAAGGGCTTGGCCCGTGATCGGCGCAACAAGATGCGCGAACTCAAGCTCTGGGAGAAGCGCGGCGGGGGCGCGGAAGAAAAAGAGATGTAG
- the rnd gene encoding ribonuclease D — translation MDRGDMSAGGCEGPALELPGVVDSEAILVQSAEALGELCSRLRGCDAVGMDTEFVRSRTYFPTLGLIQLVADGGVFLVDPLGVDDLSPLVEILADPRLIKIFHSCQEDLEALYYLCGFAPGPVFDTQVAASFLGYGFQPGYGSLVKALFGVELDKDETRSNWIKRPLSESQLIYAAQDVRYLPAMYSILGQALTEQGRLSWAREECAALEGEARFETDAACYYLRMRSLWQFDRRELAALRDLSAWREHEAMSRDLPRSFVLDDKSLRAVVRDWPGKLADLAAVEGMRPQVVRRSGKVILAMLRQARQLPEEELPPAHGRPLHTHALKAAADEAKAALDRRAGELGLPPELLAPRKLVADMMCDLFMGQADAPWKHITGWRGQAVGESLLRNLAERHARQRQSYRSSDD, via the coding sequence ATGGATCGTGGCGATATGAGCGCGGGGGGATGCGAGGGCCCAGCCCTGGAGCTGCCGGGCGTGGTCGACAGCGAGGCAATCCTGGTGCAGTCGGCCGAGGCCCTGGGCGAGCTGTGTTCCAGGCTGCGCGGCTGCGACGCCGTGGGCATGGATACGGAGTTCGTGCGCTCGCGGACCTATTTCCCTACCCTGGGTCTGATACAGCTTGTCGCGGATGGCGGGGTCTTCCTGGTCGATCCGCTGGGGGTGGACGATCTTTCGCCTCTGGTGGAAATCCTGGCAGACCCGCGTCTGATCAAAATTTTCCACTCCTGTCAGGAGGACCTGGAAGCCCTCTACTATCTCTGCGGCTTTGCGCCCGGACCGGTTTTCGACACGCAGGTGGCGGCGAGCTTTCTGGGATATGGCTTCCAGCCGGGCTACGGGTCATTGGTCAAAGCCCTGTTCGGAGTGGAGCTGGATAAGGACGAGACCCGCTCCAACTGGATCAAGCGACCCTTGAGCGAGTCCCAGTTGATCTACGCGGCCCAGGATGTGCGTTATCTCCCGGCCATGTACAGCATTCTCGGCCAAGCCCTGACCGAGCAGGGGCGACTGAGCTGGGCAAGGGAGGAGTGCGCGGCCCTTGAGGGCGAGGCCCGCTTCGAGACCGATGCGGCGTGCTATTACCTGCGCATGCGCTCCCTGTGGCAGTTCGACCGCCGAGAGTTGGCGGCCCTGCGCGACCTGAGCGCCTGGCGCGAGCACGAGGCCATGTCGCGCGACCTGCCGCGCAGTTTCGTACTGGATGACAAGTCGTTACGGGCCGTGGTGCGGGATTGGCCGGGCAAGCTCGCGGATCTGGCGGCAGTGGAAGGCATGCGGCCCCAAGTCGTGCGCAGGAGCGGCAAGGTTATCCTGGCCATGCTGCGTCAGGCCAGGCAGCTTCCCGAGGAGGAGTTGCCTCCTGCTCATGGCAGGCCGCTGCACACCCATGCCCTCAAGGCGGCCGCCGACGAGGCCAAGGCCGCCCTGGACCGCAGGGCAGGGGAGCTGGGCCTGCCTCCCGAGCTGCTGGCGCCTCGCAAGCTTGTGGCGGACATGATGTGCGACCTGTTCATGGGCCAGGCCGATGCGCCCTGGAAGCACATCACGGGCTGGCGCGGTCAGGCCGTGGGCGAGAGTCTCCTGCGCAACTTGGCCGAGCGCCACGCTCGCCAGCGCCAGAGTTATCGTTCGTCGGACGATTGA
- a CDS encoding FUSC family protein: MAKLTRESIVPSLKQGFKVGLASLLTYASALALGLPSSYIGVVTAVIVLQAYVADSLQMAAYRMSGTLVGALISVLVLAVNPGGDVYTGLFLFVALAFCGFLTSYAPQFRMAAITVSIVFLMGVHSEDWRIVAIDRVVEIALGIACAVLVSLTVWPQRASALLRETLGRYFRDAALRVAAMTSHFLETQRAESVSDAGGLDALLAKSRDVATKAIVQESRIYPRAYQHVLGLMTTAERIHGGLHAMANALAAESGEPASFIMEPEMRELAASIEAALLSLADTAWSEHTSQRIEAVRGALDRAEARLQELRSLGTTRRFELAKLSQFYAFYHALRRVGEALTRN, translated from the coding sequence ATGGCCAAATTGACGCGCGAGAGCATTGTTCCCAGCCTCAAGCAGGGCTTCAAGGTCGGCCTGGCCTCGCTGCTGACCTATGCCTCGGCCCTGGCCCTAGGGCTGCCCTCGTCTTATATCGGCGTGGTCACTGCGGTCATCGTGCTGCAGGCCTATGTGGCCGACTCCCTGCAGATGGCCGCCTACCGCATGTCCGGAACCCTGGTGGGCGCGCTCATCAGCGTGCTGGTGCTTGCCGTGAACCCCGGCGGCGACGTGTACACGGGTCTCTTCCTGTTCGTGGCTCTGGCCTTCTGCGGCTTTCTGACCAGCTATGCCCCGCAGTTCCGCATGGCCGCGATCACGGTATCCATCGTTTTTCTCATGGGCGTGCACAGTGAGGACTGGAGGATCGTGGCAATCGACCGGGTGGTGGAGATTGCTCTGGGCATTGCCTGCGCCGTGCTGGTTTCCCTGACGGTCTGGCCCCAGCGGGCTTCGGCGCTCCTGCGCGAGACGCTTGGCCGGTACTTCCGCGATGCCGCGCTACGAGTGGCGGCCATGACCAGCCACTTCCTCGAAACCCAACGTGCCGAATCGGTTTCGGATGCCGGCGGCCTTGACGCCTTGCTGGCCAAGAGTCGGGATGTGGCGACCAAGGCCATTGTCCAGGAATCGCGCATCTACCCGCGCGCCTACCAGCACGTCTTAGGCCTGATGACCACGGCCGAGCGAATCCACGGCGGTCTGCATGCCATGGCCAACGCCCTGGCCGCGGAGAGCGGCGAGCCGGCGAGCTTCATCATGGAACCCGAGATGCGTGAGTTGGCCGCAAGCATCGAGGCGGCATTGCTGAGTCTGGCGGATACGGCTTGGTCCGAGCACACCTCGCAGCGGATCGAGGCCGTGCGCGGCGCGCTGGACCGCGCCGAGGCGCGCTTGCAGGAATTGCGCAGCCTGGGCACTACCCGACGTTTCGAGTTGGCCAAGCTTTCGCAATTCTATGCCTTCTATCATGCGTTGCGCAGGGTGGGAGAGGCTCTGACTAGGAACTAA